The following are encoded together in the Buteo buteo chromosome 24, bButBut1.hap1.1, whole genome shotgun sequence genome:
- the SMIM33 gene encoding small integral membrane protein 33 yields MNTSVPGSQLRQPEPQDAAAFTPTSVVRSVTKKADALPMISVIVVIFVLLAVFIIIVVHYGPHLRTVQITLYHEPMPQDLDNGVYLTDWKKLGSQKKLPAQPWQQEPGGTDAAGMSCQCSCKHHLPCGSAEPNVIEITYL; encoded by the coding sequence ATGAACACCTCCGTGCCCGGCAGCCAGCTGAGACAGCCCGAGCCCCAGGACGCAGCTGCCTTCACTCCTACCTCCGTTGTCAGGAGCGTGACAAAGAAAGCCGATGCCCTGCCCATGATCTCCGTGATCGTCGTCATCTTCGTCCTCTTGGCCGTCTTCATCATCATTGTGGTGCACTACGGCCCTCACCTCCGCACCGTCCAGATCACCCTTTACCATGAGCCCATGCCGCAGGACCTGGACAATGGAGTGTACCTCACGGACTGGAAGAAGCTGGGCTCCCAGAAGaagctgcctgcccagccctggcagcaggagcCGGGTGGCACGGACGCAGCCGGCATGAGCTGCCAGTGCTCCTGCAAACATCACCTTCCCTGCGGGAGCGCCGAGCCCAACGTCATCGAGATCACGTACCTGTGA
- the PCDH12 gene encoding protocadherin-12: protein MLRTCDHRKDRLGMRRQACQGSGAVGIASSMLLLSRSALHLPALWWYLFLSTDAQEVATFTVRYQVFEEVPLGTVIGTLAEHFEGGESGETADTFQLMETPRRFLLHVGSGDGVLSTAGRVDREQLCRHSDPCWVSFEVLAARNLALIHVEVQVLDVNDNAPRFPTPELELEMSESASLRTRIPLDRALDADAGPNAYCSYSLSPSEHFALEVVSSSDGTRHAELVVVKEVDRELHSSFDLVLTAADHGEPPKSGTALIKVIVLDSNDNSPIFSESSLTVEVREDALPGTLLVTVTATDPDQGPNGEIEYSLSKHASPEVLSAFGIDARTGSIILKHPLDYEETHAYELDVQARDLGANPIPAHCKILVKVLDVNDNAPDVHVTWAARAPVLSEALPKDSFVALVTASDPDSGSNGQVHCSLTQGYEHFRLKRTNSHSYVLMTNATLDRELRAEYNLTLVVQDQGELSLAVLKHLTICISDVNDNAPSFEKATYEVAIAENSEAPAFLLALRATDPDLGFNGKITYSILDSSALGLVSVDPTTGDVFALQAFDYEQVRSLEFLVTAEDGGHPKLASNVSVRLAVLDRNDNAPIITTPALVGGTATLSVLVNAETGCFWVAPGNGSTQGTAAVTNATLVSCASAPFLFTIAARDVDSGINGALRTLRNQSTPKDSDEQQGTFNLPILQRRPCQPHRPKNSSKEAASPSDAPSHCKSLVKPPQGPVGEPPLPPNQPVCAGGPGQPQPHQHILRSLVRLSLVALAEQSPTGEFAMESPPVQQISQLLSLLHQGQFQPKTNHRGNKYTAKNGSRAAGLDADCLSTKDSGHGESEAEDRDSESGFELSVQQLVGEELETLLEPQAELALKRLTAADPAWVARLSLPLTSSYKDNVFSPDSLHSPQDEDAARQEQPRTFETFGKGAGADSNAAGTRLASTFLSEMSTLFEMILSQKVQVHNETGSGLLRQLSARGKSLGLEDGAPVL, encoded by the exons ATGCTGAGGACTTGCGATCACCGTAAGGACCGTTTGGGTATGCGGCGGCAGGCGTGCCAGGGCAGCGGGGCGGTGGGCATAGCCAgcagcatgctgctgctgagccgTTCCGCTCTCCATCTCCCAGCCTTGTGGTGGTACCTCTTCCTCTCCACCGATGCCCAGGAGGTGGCCACGTTCACGGTGCGGTACCAGGTGTTTGAAGAAGTGCCGCTGGGAACAGTGATAGGGACGCTGGCCGAGCACTTTGAGGGGGGCGAGAGCGGTGAAACAGCGGATACCTTCCAGCTGATGGAGACCCCCAGGAGGTTCCTGCTGCACGTGGGGAGCGGGGACGGGGTGCTCAGCACAGCCGGACGGGTGGACAGGGAGCAGCTGTGCCGGCACAGTGATCCCTGCTGGGTCTCGTTCGAAGTGCTGGCTGCCCGAAACCTGGCTCTGATTCATGTGGAGGTTCAAGTGCTGGACGTCAACGACAATGCGCCACGGTTCCCCACGCCCgagctggagctggagatgTCGGAGAGCGCATCCCTGCGGACGCGGATCCCACTGGACCGAGCCTTGGATGCCGATGCCGGCCCCAACGCCTACTGCTCCTACAGTCTCTCCCCCAGTGAGCACTTTGCTCTGGAGGTCGTCTCTAGCTCCGATGGGACGAGGCACGCAGAGCTCGTTGTGGTTAAAGAAGTGGACCGGGAGCTGCACTCCTCCTTTGACCTCGTGCTGACAGCTGCAGATCATGGGGAGCCCCCTAAATCAGGTACTGCTTTAATTAAAGTCATTGTCCTCGACTCCAATGATAACAGCCCCATCTTTTCAGAGAGCTCTTTGACGGTTGAGGTTCGGGAGGATGCTCTGCCCGGGACCCTCCTTGTGACGGTCACAGCTACCGACCCCGACCAGGGTCCCAACGGGGAGATCGAGTACAGCCTGAGCAagcacgcgtccccggaggtgCTGAGCGCTTTTGGCATCGATGCCCGCACGGGCAGCATCATCCTGAAGCACCCACTGGACTATGAGGAAACCCACGCCTATGAGCTGGATGTGCAAGCCCGGGACCTGGGTGCCAACCCCATCCCAGCACACTGCAAGATCCTGGTCAAAGTCCTGGATGTCAACGACAACGCTCCCGACGTCCATGTCACCTGGGCTGCGCGGGCACCCGTGCTCTCTGAAGCCCTCCCCAAAGACAGCTTTGTGGCTCTGGTGACAGCCAGTGACCCCGATTCGGGAAGCAACGGGCAAGTGCATTGCTCCCTCACTCAAGGGTACGAGCACTTCAGGCTGAAGAGGACCAACAGCCACAGCTACGTGCTGATGACCAACGCCACGCTGGACAGGGAGCTGCGTGCCGAGTACAACCTGACGTTGGTGGTGCAGGACCAGGGTGAGCTCTCCTTGGCCGTGCTGAAGCACCTCACTATCTGCATCAGCGACGTCAACGACAATGCGCCCTCCTTCGAGAAGGCCACCTATGAGGTCGCTATTGCCGAGAACAGCGAAGCACCTGCCTTCTTGCTCGCCCTCCGTGCCACCGACCCCGACCTGGGTTTCAACGGGAAAATCACTTACAGTATCCTGGATTCCTCTGCTTTGGGTCTGGTCTCAGTTGACCCCACCACTGGGGATGTTTTTGCCCTCCAAGCTTTTGATTATGAGCAGGTGAGGAGCCTGGAGTTCCTGGTGACCGCGGAGGACGGTGGTCACCCCAAGCTGGCATCCAACGTTTCCGTCAGGCTGGCTGTGCTCGACCGGAACGACAACGCGCCCATCATCACCACGCCGGCACTGGTGGGAGGTACCGCCACGCTCTCTGTCCTGGTCAATGCGGAGACAGGGTGCTTCTGGGTGGCCCCTGGGAACGGGAGCACCCAAGGGACTGCAGCAGTGACCAACGCAACACTCGTGTCATGTGCCAGCGCTCCCTTCCTCTTCACCATCGCGGCCAGGGATGTGGACTCCGGCATCAACGGGGCTCTCCG GACCCTGAGAAATCAGTCGACCCCAAAAGACTCAGATGAGCAGCAGGGAACCTTCAACCTGCCCATCCTGCAGCGCcggccctgccagccccacagacCAAAAAATTCGTCGAAAGAGGCTGCGAGCCCCTCGGACGCACCATCGCACTGCAAGAGCTTGGTGAAGCCACCGCAGGGGCCTGTGGGAGAGCCCCCGCTGCCACCCAACCAGCCTGTGTGTGCTGGGGGAcctgggcagccccagccccaccagcacaTCCTCAGGAGCCTGGTCAGGCTGTCGCTGGTGGCACTGGCGGAGCAGAGCCCCACCGGGGAGTTTGCGATGGAGTCACCCCCAGTGCAG CAAAtctcccagctgctctccctgctgcaccAGGGCCAGTTCCagcccaaaacaaaccacagggGAAACAAGTACACGGCCAAGAACGGCAGCAG ggctgcggggctggATGCCGACTGCCTGAGCACGAAGGACAGCGGGCACGGCGAGAGTGAGGCAGAGGACCGTGATTCGGAGAGTGGGTTTGAGCTCTCCgtgcagcagctggtgggagaggagctggagacCCTCCTGGAGCCGCAGGCAG AGCTGGCCCTCAAGAGGCTGACGGCTGCTGACCCAGCGTGGGTGGCTCGGCTCTCCTTGCCGCTCACTAGTAGTTACAAGGACAATGTCTTCTCCCCTGACTCTCTGCATTCACCTCAGGATGAGGATGCTGCAAGGCAGGAGCAACCAAGGACCTTTGAGACCTTCGGCAAAGGTGCTGGGGCTGACTCGAATGCCGCTGGGACAAGACTGGCCAGcactttcctttcagaaatgagCACCCTCTTTGAAATGATTTTGTCCCAGAAAGTCCAAGTCCACAATGAAACAGGTTCAGGGCTTCTGCGGCAGCTGTCAGCACGTGGGAAGAGCCTTGGACTGGAAGATGGTGCTCCTGTTCTGTAG